A region of Novipirellula aureliae DNA encodes the following proteins:
- the ylqF gene encoding ribosome biogenesis GTPase YlqF codes for MAIQWFPGHMHKARLEMEAVLPKVHLVIEVLDARIPYSSENPLLAELRGDKPCLKVLAKSDLADEAMTATWLSYYEQSDSLRAAAVTSEDVPTIRRLKSILTRMVPHRRDKTTAAMIVGIPNVGKSTIINFLAGKKIAKTGNTPAITRQQQQVKIGDGIMLLDTPGMLWPNVHNVNSGYRLALLGSVKETAMDYADIGFFAARFLLAKYPDRLAARYELDVMPETELELIEAIGRKRGCLGKSNLVDIDRASRILVTEFRSGVMGRLTLETPQMMARERVQTAARVAEAAEAATKKDAKRKKRFRDKQRAQRKSREMDGR; via the coding sequence ATGGCGATACAGTGGTTTCCAGGCCACATGCACAAGGCTCGTTTGGAAATGGAAGCGGTGCTTCCCAAGGTGCATCTGGTAATCGAGGTCCTGGACGCTCGGATTCCCTATTCGAGCGAAAATCCATTGTTGGCGGAATTACGAGGCGACAAGCCCTGTTTGAAAGTTCTTGCCAAGAGTGATCTCGCTGATGAAGCGATGACAGCCACATGGCTATCGTATTATGAGCAATCCGATTCACTCCGGGCGGCGGCGGTTACGAGCGAGGATGTGCCGACGATCCGCAGACTCAAATCGATTCTGACTCGGATGGTTCCTCATCGCAGGGACAAAACGACCGCCGCGATGATTGTCGGCATTCCCAATGTCGGGAAGTCGACAATCATTAATTTTTTGGCGGGAAAAAAAATTGCCAAAACCGGAAACACTCCGGCAATCACTCGGCAGCAGCAACAGGTGAAAATCGGCGATGGTATCATGCTACTCGATACCCCCGGAATGCTCTGGCCGAATGTTCACAATGTGAACAGCGGCTACCGTCTAGCCCTGCTCGGTTCGGTCAAGGAAACGGCGATGGATTACGCCGACATCGGTTTCTTTGCTGCCCGTTTTTTACTGGCCAAGTATCCGGATCGATTGGCAGCGAGATACGAGCTTGATGTAATGCCTGAGACCGAGTTAGAGTTGATTGAAGCGATCGGGCGCAAACGAGGTTGTTTGGGAAAGAGCAATTTGGTCGATATCGATCGTGCTTCCAGAATTCTAGTAACCGAATTTCGCTCCGGGGTCATGGGGCGGTTAACCTTGGAAACCCCCCAGATGATGGCGAGAGAAAGGGTGCAAACGGCCGCTCGGGTTGCCGAGGCAGCCGAAGCGGCGACCAAGAAAGATGCGAAGCGAAAGAAGCGTT